CTTTGCCTCTGATATTATACTCTTGCAATCAAATTTATTGAAGGCAGTTTTGAATCGTCTATTTGAGGAGGATGATGTCCATTTCCcaaattttttatgaaattgaTGCAGAAGGTTTTCTTATAATGAAGATTAGCATAACTTACTGATGTTATAAATGGTATGACATTGCATATACTATAATATACATGTACCATTTGGTCACCTATTAAATGGATACCTCAACTGTTAGTTCTACACATAATTTCTCTAACCTATAAGCGCAGAACATCACCCATCTGAACCTCCACAGCCTCACCAATCCAAGCTGATATTCCTTACAGTGTAGAGCTTGTCAATGTATTCTATGATAGGATCTGAGgctttgatgaatcttctcaTCTCCCTCTCTGCCGATTCATCTGTTAAGAAAACCGTCGTTTTAGGGCAAGATCGCACTCTGCAGAAATGAATAAGGGGAATTTGAGAACTCACGAGTTTCGTTTAGTTTGACGAGCAGCTGTTCCCTTGTAGGAAGAGCATACATCCCAGCAGAAGCAGCTGTTCTCACAGCCCAAGTGTGGTAAGGGGCGCACGTTTTGGCATAAGCCGACGAGGCTGCTTCTTTCAAACTCGGAACACTGCGATGTCAAAATGTGATCCGATTAGCCATGATTATGTATGAATGAATCTTGTTTATAATATAGTTTGCAGCAAAACATACTCTGAGTTGAGAAAATTCTTGAACAGAGTTGAGATGAGATCAATGCCCTGTCTCACCCTTCGCAGCTGACGAGTAAGACTTCCTTGTGTCCTAACCGTGCCTTGTTTTATGTCATgatctattattctatttaatgTTAAGCCCGTTTTGATTGCTCCTTTAAGCCCACCCACCTGAAAACCATGAATTGAGGTTAATTATAGTTTATAGAAGAAAAGATGGTCATGAATGAGATGGATACCTTAGCACCATATTCTAACTCTGCAAATTTGAAGGCAGTGCCAAGGCAGGTAAAGAACAGAGACAAGAGAGCATGCGTCGCAGAAGCTCGTCAAATCGAGATCGCCGTCGAAGCTGCCGGCGTTCACCGTGGCGCAGAGGTCCTCAAACGCGTCCGCCACAGCCGACAACGGCGTAAGCTTAATATCAACACCATCCTCCTCCCGCCTTGACGTTATTGAGCTCTTCGCCAAATTTTTGCTTCTTCAataatttgcaaaaaaaaaagaagattaatCAAGCATGTAAAATTCAAGAAATGGAAGGAGAAAATTGGAAATCTTACTTTTCCATGAATGAGCCTCCTGAGAACGCAATTTGGAGGCCAtttcaaaaaaatcaaacaGATTTTTGATTCAGGgtagggttggaacggtacggtataccatGCCGAAAttgtcataccgcataccgtaccgaaaagtgcggtatgaccaaaaaccttacctttaccgtaccgcttttttcggtataccgaaaagtcggtataccaaaatttagatatcgttacctTACCAACATTTCGGTATAtcgtaccgtgatttcggtatacgGCAATATGCGGTATgccgaaatcacggtacggtataccgaata
This portion of the Salvia splendens isolate huo1 chromosome 10, SspV2, whole genome shotgun sequence genome encodes:
- the LOC121752575 gene encoding ACD11 homolog protein-like produces the protein MLVRSKNLAKSSITSRREEDGVDIKLTPLSAVADAFEDLCATVNAGSFDGDLDLTSFCDACSLVSVLYLPWHCLQICRVGGLKGAIKTGLTLNRIIDHDIKQGTVRTQGSLTRQLRRVRQGIDLISTLFKNFLNSDVPSLKEAASSAYAKTCAPYHTWAVRTAASAGMYALPTREQLLVKLNETHESAEREMRRFIKASDPIIEYIDKLYTVRNISLDW